Proteins from one Sphingopyxis terrae subsp. terrae NBRC 15098 genomic window:
- a CDS encoding carboxymuconolactone decarboxylase family protein, whose protein sequence is MPVLRQVPRSEVTDEIVLAYYQRLFGDRDPVAEPGTATGTPGDWWTVYALSPDIFKHAVDGFAVYRNPARSIDPVLRELGQTRAGWVKGSQFVFSQHCKSLRGLGVSEEKIASIAHWQVADCYNDQERAVLAYADCLSQANGRVPTAVFDKLKTFWNDEQIFEFTYITCLYDMHAVITRALRMEFDAREDPIVEVAAPEGFDAADFLSAPRSKPE, encoded by the coding sequence ATGCCCGTCTTGCGCCAGGTTCCGCGGTCCGAAGTGACCGACGAGATCGTTCTCGCTTATTATCAGCGCCTGTTCGGCGACCGCGACCCGGTGGCCGAACCCGGTACCGCGACCGGCACGCCGGGCGATTGGTGGACCGTCTATGCGCTGTCGCCCGACATCTTCAAACATGCGGTCGACGGTTTCGCGGTCTATCGCAATCCGGCGCGTTCGATCGACCCGGTGCTGCGCGAGCTTGGGCAGACGCGCGCGGGCTGGGTGAAGGGCAGCCAGTTCGTCTTTTCGCAGCATTGCAAGTCACTGCGCGGTCTGGGGGTCAGCGAAGAGAAGATCGCATCGATCGCCCATTGGCAGGTCGCCGACTGCTATAACGATCAGGAACGCGCCGTCCTCGCCTATGCCGATTGCCTCAGCCAGGCGAACGGCCGCGTCCCGACGGCGGTGTTCGACAAGCTCAAGACCTTCTGGAACGACGAGCAGATTTTCGAATTCACCTACATCACCTGCCTCTATGACATGCACGCGGTCATCACCCGCGCGCTGCGCATGGAGTTCGACGCGCGCGAAGATCCGATCGTCGAGGTCGCGGCCCCCGAAGGCTTCGATGCCGCCGACTTCCTGAGCGCGCCGCGGTCGAAACCCGAATGA
- a CDS encoding SMP-30/gluconolactonase/LRE family protein, producing MSDFGAPEVVATGLRFPEGPVPMPDGSVLLVEIARGTLTRVAPDGSLSIVAELGGGPNGVAIGPDGAAYVCNNGGFQWTRAGPLLFPGHAAHDAACGSIQRVDLASGAATTLYDSFEGERLKGPNDIVFDRDGGFWFTDHGQVRGSGRDHGAIYYASTDGSSITRQRAEMIGPNGIGLSPDGGTLYVSETMTARVWAMEVVAPGQLAPPPPWAPGRFVGTPPAFRLLDSLAIEEGGRICVGTMVEGGITIFDPDGGGSEFLPLPDIGVTNIAFGGADRRDAYITASTTGTLYRVRWPRSGITVN from the coding sequence ATGAGCGACTTCGGCGCGCCCGAGGTCGTCGCCACCGGCCTGCGCTTTCCCGAAGGGCCGGTGCCGATGCCCGACGGGTCGGTGCTGCTCGTCGAGATTGCCCGCGGCACGCTGACCCGCGTCGCCCCGGACGGAAGCCTGTCGATCGTGGCCGAGCTGGGCGGCGGACCCAATGGCGTGGCGATCGGCCCCGATGGTGCTGCCTATGTCTGCAACAATGGCGGGTTCCAGTGGACCCGGGCGGGGCCGCTGCTCTTTCCGGGTCATGCCGCGCACGACGCCGCCTGCGGCTCGATCCAGCGGGTCGACCTCGCCAGCGGGGCGGCGACGACGCTCTACGACAGTTTCGAGGGCGAGCGGCTGAAGGGGCCGAACGACATCGTCTTCGACCGCGATGGCGGCTTCTGGTTCACCGACCATGGTCAGGTGCGCGGCAGCGGCCGCGATCATGGCGCCATCTACTATGCCAGCACCGACGGCTCCTCGATCACGCGCCAGCGCGCCGAGATGATCGGTCCGAACGGCATCGGCCTCTCCCCCGACGGCGGGACGCTCTACGTCAGCGAGACCATGACCGCGCGCGTCTGGGCGATGGAGGTGGTGGCACCGGGCCAGCTCGCGCCGCCGCCGCCGTGGGCGCCGGGGCGGTTCGTCGGTACGCCGCCCGCCTTCCGCCTGCTCGACAGCCTTGCGATCGAGGAAGGCGGCCGCATCTGTGTCGGCACGATGGTCGAAGGCGGCATCACCATCTTCGATCCTGATGGCGGCGGGTCGGAGTTTCTACCGCTCCCCGATATCGGCGTGACCAACATTGCGTTTGGCGGCGCCGATCGGCGCGACGCCTATATCACCGCGTCGACCACCGGGACGCTCTACCGCGTCCGTTGGCCGCGCTCCGGCATAACCGTCAATTAA
- a CDS encoding glutathione S-transferase family protein: MKFYNSVGPNPRVVKLFMAEKGISLPEVEVDLRGGENRRPPYNSSVNPAGQTPALELDDGTVLTEITAICEYLEERFPDPALIGTTAEERAATRMWTRRVDLKICEPLTNGFRFAEGLPLFEPRMRCLPEAAAGLKAMAQDGLKWLDPLIADRAFIAGDRLTLADIMLFAFLDFGASVGQPLDPDNRNILRWYQGMKARPSANPN; encoded by the coding sequence ATGAAATTCTATAATAGCGTCGGCCCCAATCCCCGTGTCGTGAAACTGTTCATGGCGGAAAAGGGGATCAGCCTGCCCGAGGTCGAGGTTGACCTGCGCGGCGGTGAAAACCGGCGCCCCCCATATAACAGCAGCGTGAACCCGGCGGGGCAGACCCCGGCGCTCGAGCTCGACGACGGAACGGTACTGACCGAGATTACTGCGATCTGCGAATATCTGGAGGAGCGCTTCCCCGATCCGGCGCTGATCGGCACGACGGCCGAGGAGCGCGCGGCGACGCGGATGTGGACGCGGCGCGTCGACCTCAAGATTTGCGAACCACTGACCAACGGCTTTCGCTTTGCGGAGGGACTGCCGCTGTTCGAACCGCGCATGCGCTGTCTGCCCGAAGCCGCGGCGGGGCTGAAGGCGATGGCACAGGACGGGCTCAAATGGCTCGATCCGCTGATCGCCGATCGCGCGTTCATCGCCGGCGACCGCCTGACGCTCGCCGACATCATGCTCTTCGCTTTCCTCGATTTCGGCGCGAGCGTCGGTCAACCGCTCGACCCCGACAACAGGAATATCCTGCGCTGGTACCAGGGCATGAAGGCCCGCCCCAGCGCCAATCCGAACTGA
- a CDS encoding VOC family protein yields MAEANKEFEFCGVNHLALVCKDMARTVEFYRDILGMPLTKTIDLPGNRGQHFFFDIGNGDSLAFFWFDGAPEAVPGISAPEALPTQGNFMSAHGSMNHIAINVPAERFDEYYDRLVEKGVKVTKILNHDNSPTQSSDEMNDDVFVRSVYFFDPDGVCLEFAAWTKVFDDSDVAHDPVRADGTKVEGMITARKPVPAE; encoded by the coding sequence ATGGCAGAAGCGAACAAGGAATTCGAATTTTGCGGGGTCAACCACCTCGCGCTCGTGTGCAAGGACATGGCCAGGACGGTGGAATTCTACCGCGACATTCTGGGCATGCCGCTGACCAAGACGATCGACCTTCCCGGCAATCGCGGCCAGCATTTCTTCTTCGATATCGGCAATGGCGACAGCCTGGCCTTTTTCTGGTTCGACGGTGCGCCCGAAGCGGTGCCGGGAATCTCGGCGCCCGAAGCGCTGCCGACGCAGGGCAATTTCATGTCGGCGCACGGATCGATGAACCATATCGCGATCAACGTGCCCGCCGAGCGCTTCGATGAATATTACGACCGCCTCGTCGAAAAGGGCGTCAAGGTCACCAAGATCCTGAACCACGACAATTCGCCGACGCAATCGTCGGACGAGATGAACGATGATGTGTTCGTCCGTTCGGTCTATTTCTTCGACCCCGACGGCGTGTGCCTCGAATTTGCGGCCTGGACCAAGGTATTCGACGACAGCGACGTCGCGCATGACCCGGTCCGTGCGGACGGAACGAAGGTCGAAGGCATGATCACCGCGCGCAAGCCGGTTCCCGCCGAATAA
- a CDS encoding addiction module antidote protein, producing the protein MMEASTLVRRLTEQPFVRELPVDAAQAVLALRYCVLCHRSERDPMPELERRWGNILAARRYRLVVEAIVHCWPDPFAVAPPCCPRASFDEALLAALVGAAGRDDRAAFDWLSAELLGGDAREMLFVALGNFLRAGAPRRAPNA; encoded by the coding sequence ATGATGGAAGCCAGCACGCTTGTCCGCCGCCTGACCGAACAGCCGTTCGTACGCGAACTGCCGGTCGATGCGGCGCAGGCGGTCCTCGCGCTGCGCTATTGCGTGCTGTGCCATCGCAGCGAGCGCGACCCGATGCCCGAACTCGAACGGCGCTGGGGCAACATCCTCGCGGCGCGCCGCTACCGTCTCGTCGTGGAGGCGATCGTTCATTGCTGGCCCGACCCCTTCGCGGTCGCCCCGCCCTGCTGCCCGCGCGCCAGCTTCGACGAAGCGTTGCTCGCGGCGCTGGTCGGTGCCGCCGGTCGCGACGACCGCGCGGCGTTCGACTGGCTTAGCGCCGAATTGCTGGGCGGCGACGCGCGCGAAATGCTGTTCGTCGCGCTCGGCAATTTCCTCCGCGCCGGGGCGCCGCGCCGCGCGCCGAATGCCTAA
- the bfr gene encoding bacterioferritin, whose amino-acid sequence MKGDPKVIDFLNEALKNELTAINQYWLHYRMLDNWGVARLAHFEREESIDEMKHADKLADRILFLGGLPNFQLLGRLRVGETVEEILKADLALEEEAIPLLKDAIAHSESVRDYVSRDLFADILESEEHHVDELEKQFEMIERMGMENYVQLQSKPAGDD is encoded by the coding sequence ATGAAGGGCGACCCCAAGGTCATCGATTTTCTCAACGAAGCGCTCAAGAACGAGCTGACGGCGATCAACCAATATTGGCTGCACTATCGCATGCTCGACAATTGGGGCGTCGCGCGTCTTGCGCATTTCGAGCGCGAGGAATCGATCGACGAGATGAAGCACGCCGACAAGCTGGCCGACCGCATCCTCTTTCTGGGCGGCCTGCCCAATTTCCAGCTGCTCGGACGGCTGCGCGTCGGCGAAACGGTCGAAGAGATCCTCAAGGCCGACCTCGCGCTCGAGGAAGAAGCGATCCCGCTGCTCAAGGACGCGATCGCGCATAGCGAAAGCGTGCGCGACTATGTCAGCCGCGATCTGTTCGCCGACATTCTGGAAAGCGAAGAGCATCATGTCGACGAGCTGGAGAAGCAGTTCGAGATGATCGAGCGCATGGGAATGGAAAATTACGTCCAGCTCCAGTCGAAGCCCGCCGGCGACGACTGA
- a CDS encoding (2Fe-2S)-binding protein, producing the protein MVVCVCNAIRERDLRDVAKDGQLRCAKAAYAQLGRKPKCGQCLPFARNIISDITATA; encoded by the coding sequence ATGGTCGTCTGTGTCTGCAACGCAATAAGGGAACGCGATTTGCGCGACGTCGCAAAGGACGGCCAGTTGCGCTGCGCCAAGGCCGCCTATGCGCAACTGGGTCGCAAACCCAAATGCGGTCAATGCCTGCCTTTCGCTCGCAATATCATCAGCGACATCACGGCGACCGCCTGA
- the purS gene encoding phosphoribosylformylglycinamidine synthase subunit PurS — translation MKVNVYVTLKPGVLDPQGKAIHHALEGLGFGGVADVRAGRFIELDVADGTSDADLDAMCAKLLANTVIENYRIERA, via the coding sequence ATGAAAGTGAATGTCTATGTGACGCTCAAGCCCGGGGTGCTCGACCCGCAGGGCAAGGCGATCCATCATGCGCTCGAAGGGCTGGGCTTCGGCGGCGTGGCCGATGTGCGCGCCGGCCGCTTCATCGAACTCGACGTCGCCGACGGCACCAGCGATGCCGATCTCGACGCGATGTGCGCAAAGCTGCTCGCCAACACGGTGATCGAAAACTACCGCATCGAACGCGCCTGA
- the purQ gene encoding phosphoribosylformylglycinamidine synthase subunit PurQ produces the protein MKTAVIVFPGSNCDRDMAVALETVTGVKPAMVWHRETALPDGTDFISLPGGFSYGDYLRSGAMAARSPILRAVADAATRGVPVLGVCNGFQVLTEAQLLPGALMRNAGLNFVCRTVPLTVANSQSLFTAAYRADETIHIPVAHHDGNYFADADTLDRIEGEGRVAFRYADSVNGSARAIAGVLNDAGNVLGMMPHPERAIDRAHGGTDGLRLFEAALGVLA, from the coding sequence ATGAAGACCGCCGTAATCGTCTTTCCCGGCTCCAACTGCGATCGCGACATGGCCGTCGCGCTCGAAACCGTGACCGGCGTCAAGCCCGCGATGGTTTGGCACCGCGAGACGGCGCTTCCGGACGGCACCGATTTCATCTCGCTGCCTGGCGGCTTCTCCTATGGCGATTATCTGCGCTCGGGCGCGATGGCGGCGCGGTCGCCGATCCTGCGCGCCGTCGCCGACGCTGCGACGCGCGGCGTGCCGGTGCTGGGCGTGTGTAACGGCTTTCAGGTGCTGACCGAGGCGCAGTTGCTGCCGGGCGCGCTGATGCGCAACGCGGGCCTCAATTTCGTCTGCCGCACGGTGCCGCTGACTGTCGCCAACAGCCAGTCGCTGTTCACCGCCGCCTATCGCGCGGACGAGACAATCCATATTCCGGTCGCCCATCATGACGGCAATTATTTCGCCGACGCCGACACGCTCGACCGTATCGAGGGCGAGGGGCGCGTGGCCTTTCGCTATGCCGACAGCGTCAACGGCTCGGCACGCGCCATCGCAGGCGTGCTCAACGATGCGGGCAATGTCCTCGGCATGATGCCGCATCCCGAACGCGCGATCGACCGCGCGCATGGTGGCACCGATGGGCTACGCCTGTTCGAAGCTGCGCTCGGCGTTCTCGCCTGA
- a CDS encoding queuosine precursor transporter, translating into MTESPPPAHPVHVRAASVHQFRYYDLVMAAFVAILLLSNIIGASKPSYVTLPWGTEWAFGAGVLFFPISYIIGDVLTEVYGYARARRVIWTGFAALVFMAFMAWVVVALPPARDWPGQAAYEFVFGNSWRIVIASMTAFWVGEFANSYVLARMKLWTGGRHLWMRTIGSTIVGQGLDSLIFYPLAFYGLAGWPPEQLYQVVLSQWFIKTAWEAALTPVTYLVVGTLKRREGVDVFDEGTDFTPFRAKV; encoded by the coding sequence ATGACCGAGTCTCCGCCGCCCGCCCATCCCGTGCACGTCCGCGCCGCCAGCGTGCACCAGTTCCGCTATTATGATCTGGTGATGGCGGCCTTTGTCGCGATCCTGCTGCTCAGCAACATCATCGGGGCATCGAAACCGAGCTATGTCACCCTGCCCTGGGGCACCGAATGGGCCTTTGGCGCGGGCGTGCTCTTCTTTCCGATCAGCTATATCATCGGCGACGTCCTGACCGAGGTTTATGGCTATGCGCGGGCGCGCCGGGTGATCTGGACCGGGTTCGCCGCGCTCGTCTTCATGGCGTTCATGGCATGGGTCGTCGTCGCGCTGCCGCCGGCGCGCGACTGGCCGGGGCAAGCGGCCTATGAATTCGTGTTCGGCAACAGCTGGCGCATCGTCATCGCCTCGATGACCGCCTTCTGGGTCGGCGAATTCGCCAACAGCTATGTCCTCGCGCGCATGAAGCTGTGGACCGGGGGCCGGCATCTGTGGATGCGCACCATCGGTTCGACGATCGTCGGCCAGGGGCTCGACAGCCTGATCTTCTACCCGCTCGCCTTTTACGGACTCGCCGGCTGGCCGCCCGAGCAGCTTTATCAGGTCGTGCTGTCGCAATGGTTCATCAAGACCGCCTGGGAGGCGGCGCTGACCCCCGTCACCTATCTGGTGGTCGGCACGCTCAAGCGCCGCGAGGGCGTCGACGTGTTTGACGAGGGAACCGATTTTACCCCCTTCCGCGCCAAGGTCTGA
- a CDS encoding recombinase family protein, which produces MTTDQMTLRACAYVRVSTKRQAEHETSLNEQERGIARAAVERGYEIVETYVEAGKSGLTDRRPALQRMIADACAQPKRYDAVFVFNFSRFFRDEYESEGYRRKLEKAGVKLISATQDVGEGPHARLIRSIFTSLDAASSEINAEQVKIVMSANAEAGFHNGSAPPLGYRTYVAERRDKKDKKKLAIDSAERPLVALIFRLYLEGDGKTEPLGINAIVKWLRERGYTHRNQHFHTGLIYAILTRETYAGRHYYGCRNSRTGEMRPREEWIEVKVPAILSEERFQAVQKRLKARNPRISAPRSHTSPVLLSGIGRCGCNGCTSTMMLMTGKGGRYRYYACSNRRKKGDLSCGGNNVPMDKVDEAVVSALETRLFQPERLTALLGEMLDASSAADASRRKQVAVLRTEETEVTNSIRALFMMVESGATAPNDPFLKERLATLKLRLTSVAEEIVALERQIGAKSSRITPEKIERFAAAMRAKLRDGGEPQVRRRYVRAFVGEVVMSREQIIIRGPNRALELAAAGEMPADDKVRTFMGDWRARQDSNLRPPA; this is translated from the coding sequence ATGACGACTGATCAGATGACCTTGCGCGCCTGCGCCTATGTGCGGGTCAGCACCAAACGTCAGGCAGAGCACGAAACCTCGCTCAACGAGCAGGAAAGGGGTATCGCCCGCGCCGCCGTGGAGCGTGGCTACGAGATCGTCGAAACCTATGTCGAGGCGGGCAAGTCCGGCTTGACCGACCGCCGTCCGGCTCTCCAGCGGATGATCGCCGACGCCTGCGCGCAGCCGAAACGCTACGACGCCGTATTCGTCTTCAATTTCAGTAGATTCTTCCGCGACGAGTATGAAAGCGAGGGATACCGCCGGAAGCTCGAGAAGGCCGGCGTCAAATTGATCTCGGCGACGCAGGACGTTGGCGAAGGCCCGCATGCGCGGCTCATTCGATCCATCTTTACCTCGCTCGATGCTGCTTCGAGCGAGATCAACGCCGAACAGGTCAAGATAGTGATGTCCGCCAATGCGGAGGCCGGATTTCATAACGGCTCGGCACCGCCACTTGGCTACCGCACATATGTCGCGGAACGGCGCGACAAGAAGGATAAGAAGAAGCTGGCGATCGACTCGGCTGAACGCCCCCTAGTCGCGTTAATCTTTCGGCTCTATCTCGAAGGTGACGGCAAGACCGAGCCGCTTGGCATCAACGCGATCGTGAAATGGCTGCGCGAGCGGGGCTACACACACCGCAATCAGCATTTTCATACGGGTCTGATCTATGCGATTCTGACCCGCGAAACTTATGCAGGTCGCCACTATTACGGATGCCGCAACAGCCGCACCGGAGAAATGCGACCGCGTGAGGAGTGGATCGAGGTCAAAGTGCCCGCGATCCTGAGCGAGGAGCGGTTCCAGGCAGTCCAGAAGCGCCTGAAGGCACGGAACCCGCGCATCTCGGCACCCCGGTCGCATACGTCACCGGTGCTACTATCTGGCATTGGTCGCTGTGGCTGCAATGGCTGTACATCAACGATGATGCTGATGACTGGCAAGGGTGGGCGCTACCGGTACTATGCGTGTTCCAACCGCCGCAAGAAAGGGGACCTTTCCTGCGGCGGTAACAATGTGCCGATGGACAAAGTCGATGAAGCCGTCGTTTCCGCGCTGGAGACGCGCCTGTTCCAGCCCGAGCGCCTGACGGCTCTGCTCGGCGAAATGCTCGACGCGTCCTCCGCAGCGGACGCTAGCCGCCGAAAGCAGGTCGCCGTGCTTCGCACAGAGGAAACCGAGGTGACCAACTCCATCCGCGCGCTGTTTATGATGGTCGAGAGTGGCGCGACCGCACCCAACGACCCATTTCTCAAGGAACGGCTGGCAACGCTCAAACTGCGGCTCACCTCGGTCGCCGAGGAGATTGTCGCGCTCGAACGTCAGATCGGCGCCAAGAGCAGCCGGATCACACCCGAAAAGATTGAGCGGTTCGCCGCCGCCATGCGGGCCAAGCTCCGCGATGGCGGCGAGCCGCAGGTCCGCCGCCGCTATGTCCGGGCGTTCGTCGGCGAGGTGGTGATGAGCCGCGAACAGATTATCATCCGCGGCCCCAATCGTGCACTCGAACTCGCCGCGGCAGGCGAAATGCCAGCCGACGACAAAGTTCGTACTTTCATGGGGGATTGGCGCGCCCGGCAGGATTCGAACCTGCGACCACCCGCTTAG